The Lytechinus variegatus isolate NC3 chromosome 1, Lvar_3.0, whole genome shotgun sequence nucleotide sequence gacgtttgcaaaaataaaaaaataaaaacaatccgggagtgggtggggctgcaagacctaaattttcggagaaacgtaagagcgagggggtttgtgatgggggagcttttgcattatctacaataaaattgaaggatttcgtgcacacttttggtgaattttgtgaattttgccctctcgatcggcggcccccggctgcgtacggtcatgtttgtcatcttaaagtctttaaaaggcctatattgcattggtttgaaacaatttcgttcgcaataaggctcgtaatttgctggaactgcgaccctgatcatgaagaaacaccagtctgggtcagaagaaggagcaaaaagaactccaagactgtttaattctcaagaaatttatttttgaatgctcttagaaacgcaacttttatgctccatttttacacaaagtccttaccgggggggggggtcccacagcctatcccgctcgatcgcttcggtatctcacgctgtcaaaaatattgtgcccccttcgggactttgcccccccaaaactgaaagtgttccggcgcgcctgaatGGTAtctaaatttcatttacaatgaTATTTACTGGCATATTTGCATATAGACTTATATCTCGACAGTATTTATCCCTCATGTCCATTAGGCCTAATATCAGTGATTGATGTACTGCCCAAGGAGACGGTGGCCATTTCCATTCACTTCATGTACTACAACTTAGTTAATATAGGCGTAATGAGCAAAAGGAATTGATGAGTGGGCAGAGAGACGGAGTATAAATAGTCGCGAACAAGCGAAGTGAGAGAACAACAttgacttttttaaaaatgaaaatattctgtttgtttgttttctttctgcTTGTGgcaactcccgtaggaactcgacaggacagcaTTATGAGTTTAGGACGGATTTTTACTTAGTTtccaaaagatttttttaaccaatattcatttcctttatctatctcttctttttttatgagggggagggggtcccCCACTACCGTATCACTATCTGTACGCCATTGGGAACAGTCATCACAAATATAATGATATCTCCGATAATTATGACACTCCAGGGGCCCGGTAACACAAAGTATAGCAAtgattttctacgattgatttgATTGACTATGTAATCTACAATCaacgtgaaaatcaagcgtacaattaattgctaacctttgtgttttGGTCTCAATAATTATTGTAGTACATTTTTTCTACAATAATTGCATTGACGACAACGTACAATCAACTGTGAAAATCGTTACGATTAATCGCTATGCGTGTTAACTGGTTTGCCTATAAAGCAAAGatgcaaataatgtttatttaatTTACATTGGAATTCTGAAGACATAAATATAATGGTATGAGCGGACTATGACAGGTGCCCACTATTGAACTGATCGCTGATAAACTAGATTAATCCCATTTATTAACATAACGAGCTTACTTTATtcgaaaaatgatattataagtATAAATGTTATGACGTCTTTCATTAAGCCATTTTCAACAAAACCATTTTTAATAGAATTTGGAGATTTATATAAATCATCTCATGAAGTTGTTAATTCATCTTTTTAAAAGATGTATCATGCTATGTTTCTTGTTAATTCCAGCTTAACGAAATAGTTGGCTTATACGTGTGTAGAAATTGGGGAAAAGTCTGTATTTtttcaatcttgtttttttattgatgatAGGGGAGATTTATACTTGGGTTATACTCATGATGAATGTGAACAAAAATTTTGCTTTCaagtaaactatttttttttggtcgtaTTTTTTCTTTAGGTCAAATAATAAAGTGTCGAAATCGAGTATCATGGTAGATTTTGAATCGTTCCTCGTTTTGTACAATGAAGATAAAGTGTACTTCCTTAATTTTTTGAACcaatactttgttttgtttcttcttgttttataaatttttaCTTCCTCCTCAGTTTCGCCATGGACTTTCGCTAACATAATTTCCATCATTTTAAATTGGCTTATCGTATCAACATATTTCCATAGTGTTTTTAACATGTACCTTCCAGATAATCATCATTGTAAAATGCTGGTGGGTTAAAAGATTGAATTAGAGATAATGTAAGTAGTACAGGTCGGTCTATTCaggaaatttataattttttaaattgtatttactGTTATCGTTAGATACAAATCAAGGGCTAGTTGATCACCCTCCATCAAgggccgcggaatggttttcaaagtggggggggggggggctgaccatgcaaataaCTCACAATATTGTATGTTAATctttgcgtttttgtacacggttttgtaAAAAAGTGGGATGGGGGGCctgaagcccccagcccccTGCTTCCACGGCCCCTGTCCCTATGGGCAGGTGCAAACTTGCACTGCTCATGATTAATGGGGCTGTCCGTCCCCGCGAGGTCCGCTCAACCCACAGACAACCCTCGAAGCGAGATGGCTATGGCACATGACCTCGACCTCGGTGTTGATCGCACGACAATCGTTTAACAGTGTGGGTTACTATTGGCAACATGCCATAATTTATTCAAACGTTCTGAATCTTTCCTCTCTCGAACAAGATTCACTTGTGACGGAACTCTCAGTCACGTGTTTATCCAGCACCAGGCAGGCAcgcatttctctctctctctctccctctctctctgcgGATTTCAGCAGAATAAATATACGCAAATGCACAAGGAATTCAAATGGTTGGCATTTAGTGTGTATTATACTAGTTAAACTGTTTGTTATCACCAGTTTATCGTACGAAGTCCAAGGTGTATTTAACTCAGAGAGTAGATAACCTATAGCTACGTCTCGTGTCGTgcattataggcctacacacCCTCCCTGTAGAGAGCAGTTAAAGACTGGTGCATCCATTTATAACTAACCAGGAGACTGTGACGATGGCATCAGGAGGAAAAGATGATTTTGATGGTGAGCCATCGACATCTCAGCAAGTTATTGGATTGGAATCAGAATCAGATGAAGGAATAGGTTGCTGTGGAATGGTACTGACCATCATTTCGTGGCTTCTGGTGATCTGCACGGTGCCTTTCTCGTTGTTTATTTGCATAAAGGTGGTTCAGGAGTACGAAAGAGCAGTTATCTTTAGACTTGGGCGTCTCTTGTCTGGTGGTGCTAAAGGACCGGGTCTCTTCTTCATCCTACCTTGCATCGAAGATTACACAAAGGTAGATCTTCGTACCGTTTCTTTTGATATTCCTCCTCAAGAGATTCTGACCAGAGACAGTTTGACCATCTCTGTGGATGCCGTGGTCTTCTACCGTGTCAAGAATGCCACCATCAGCATCGCCAACGTAGAAGACGCAGGCAGATCAACCAGACTTCTAGCTCAAACGACCCTTCGGAATGTCCTGGGCACCAAGAACCTAGCTGAGATTCTTGCAGAACGTGAAGGCATCAGTCACTACATGCAGTCCACCCTCGACCATGACACCGATCCTTGGGGTATCCAAGTAGAGCGAGTTGAGATCAAGGATGTTCGTTTACCAGTGCAGCTCCAGAGAGCCATGGCTGCTGAAGCTGAAGCTTCCAGAGAGGCTAGGGCCAAGGTGATTGCTGCTGAAGGAGAACAGAATGCTGCTCGCGCTTTGAAGGAAGCTGCAGATACTATTGCAGAATCTCCATCGGCTCTTCAACTGAGGTACCTTCAGACCCTTAACACCATCTCAGCAGAGAAGAACTCCACTATCATCTTTCCACTTCCTATTGACCTCATTCAAGGCATCATGACAAAGTAGTTCCTTTTGCATCGTGAGTTTCCTAACCAACCTTATGTTATGTTTACCactaagtgtttttttttacttgggaAAGATACCATCAAGTATTGAATCCTTGTATTAAATGTGTCTTAAACGGTGCCTGTATTAATCTTTCGAACGCATACAATACAATAGTCTAGACATTGAGATTTCCACGAGGGGAAAGTCGACCCGGGTCATTGTTGCAAGAAAGAACATCAAATGAACTTCTTTTAATAATTAGGTATTCAAGCTTCTAGTTTTTGCACAcaactgtttttataaaattgccccGTCCTATTTACTCGATTTAGTATCATATTACCAGCCATCCCGAAATCTTAGATCATGTAGATCAAGCTCAAAAGCATTACTTGTTGTTCCCTCTGTCTTTACAAAGTCATATGGTGAGCGTGCTTTAACTCATGCCTCTGCTGTCCTCTGGAATGCTTTACCTAATTCAATGagatatcaaagtgatttatgtacattcaggagatccctcaaaacatatcttttcaatgcataaaataccaactttgaactaatgatccaatctaaatatcttgattactttattcttacctttcactatttcttctttaagcgCATAAGGACATAAATatatgctatgtgtgatgcgctatacaagaattgagcattatcattattcttattgttattaaaaatataaaaacatgatCAACAAGATAGTTTAAAAATGAATCAAGATATTTACGACCATACATagtaatttcaatttattatctatattatactgttctacgaagtaagaatgcccttctataaaattgtacttgatttgtattgctttatattactttatattatgctttgaatggaaatgaaataaagaattgaattgaattgaaaaaaataaaaacatttacaGTTCATAAAATTATAGACGGAAAGTCGGAAAATGATACAGATATTTTATAAACAACAAACCTCCATTTACGAAAATGAGCAGAAAGTTTACTTTAGTTTTAGCGATTCTGTACTATATAAAATGtacatatgatttttttgtgtattCCAACCTTTACTTACATGATTTTCTTTGAAGAGCATTTTCATTTAGCAAATCGTAAAATCTCTACTTTGTGTGTATAACGATAAGACTGTCATAGTGGAGGGGATATACACAATATAGTTTAAAGATTCTGATTATTCTACAATTACCTTGTAAATtgatgataaaccctttttagcATGAATTGAATGTTTCCCCATAAAGATCAttgatatgatattttttttataaaaggaaACTGTTCCCGAGGAGAAAGGATACACATGTATTTCCCAACTTAAATATTAATTGCACAAATTTACCGCTACGTGTTTGAATAATAAGAAAGGTATaatattttgaagttgtaaCATTATTACGATTTGAGTGTATGGATTATAAATGCACCTATACAGTATACTTGTTATTTGTAATTTCTTGACAAACTATCAATCCTTCATATAAATAAGTTATTTGTAAAATAGCTAAGCCGGTGAAAGGATGTGTTAGTCcaatttttgaattatacagtatttgaAGTATTTACTTTGTAAATAGATATTTTCATAATGTGTGCGAAAAGCGATTTGTACccaaattgattcatgatacGAAACACCACATCCCGCTAAAGGATAAGTATATACCACATTGCATCGTATATCCTTAACCTATATAAGTGGATTGTATTTTGGACAGTAGCGACATTATTACAAAGTAAAGTAACAAATATTTATGTGCCTTATATTGCATTCCCAATTCTTCATTCTATATTGATTTTGACTAAGATTTGCCACCTCCatctgtaatattttatttgagtGAAGCACGGAAGACTTACCTGAAAGATTTGTCAGCTGAGCGCATCTTTGCACgagtttattatttatttaaacagCTAATTTTGATATAAGTTAAGATGATATCAAGTAGACCTATGTTCTATTATAATTGATCTTAAACCTTTTTGTTCATACTCACTCTTTTATCCGCTTCTGTTTTATTTAAGCACCCACTGGATTGGGtcaaatggtctttattgactACAGTAATTCAGTTGACCCTGGCAGTCCAGTGGGTGCTCAATCTATACtctgttatgtttattatgtgttGTACTACACTGTACCAATTTCTTATACTTTTCATTgccgaaataaataataataataataataataataataagacagCACTAAAACGCTATTGGATGTTGTAAAGGGCTTGTTGAAAATGTCAGACAAACAACCAACAATACCAAGTAATATTGATAGAAAATTATTTGTCAACCTATAAGGCGAATTCCCAGTAGACAAAGTTAGGAAAATTCATGCTGATATAGATTTGTaactaaatgaaataa carries:
- the LOC121428464 gene encoding band 7 protein AGAP004871-like encodes the protein MASGGKDDFDGEPSTSQQVIGLESESDEGIGCCGMVLTIISWLLVICTVPFSLFICIKVVQEYERAVIFRLGRLLSGGAKGPGLFFILPCIEDYTKVDLRTVSFDIPPQEILTRDSLTISVDAVVFYRVKNATISIANVEDAGRSTRLLAQTTLRNVLGTKNLAEILAEREGISHYMQSTLDHDTDPWGIQVERVEIKDVRLPVQLQRAMAAEAEASREARAKVIAAEGEQNAARALKEAADTIAESPSALQLRYLQTLNTISAEKNSTIIFPLPIDLIQGIMTK